From a region of the Streptacidiphilus albus JL83 genome:
- a CDS encoding ABC transporter ATP-binding protein: MAETTAVTATTGVTGATIELEGLSKRYPGSPQPAVDSVSMEIGAGETVILVGPSGCGKSTTLRMINRLIEPTSGRIRINGEDVTDIDPVKLRRRIGYAIQSSGLFPHLTVAQNIAQVPKMIGWGKQRIKDRVEEMLDLVGLDPREFHDRYPRRLSGGQQQRVGVARALAADPPVLLMDEPFGAVDPITRDHLQDELIRLQHELHKTIVFVTHDFDEAIKLGDRIAVLREQSHIAQFDTPEAILTNPADDFVSGFVGAGAALKRLNLTRVRDVGIADFPSATVDEPLQAILAGLRHGGVNELLLLDRRGRPYKWLRRGDLMRARGTLARAGTLVTHTVSRDATLRDALEAVLTDSGGRAAVTGRRGEYVGVVDMETLMDSVHQMLEADRLTALEHQEELLEHERAARPRDGEPQ; the protein is encoded by the coding sequence GTGGCTGAGACCACCGCCGTCACCGCGACCACCGGCGTGACCGGGGCCACCATCGAACTGGAGGGGCTGAGCAAGCGCTACCCCGGCAGTCCGCAGCCGGCGGTGGACTCGGTGAGCATGGAGATCGGCGCCGGTGAGACGGTGATCCTGGTCGGCCCCTCGGGCTGCGGCAAGAGCACCACCCTGCGGATGATCAACCGGCTGATCGAGCCGACCTCGGGCCGGATCCGGATCAACGGCGAGGACGTCACCGACATCGACCCGGTGAAGCTGCGCCGGCGCATCGGCTACGCGATCCAGTCCTCCGGCCTGTTCCCGCACCTCACGGTGGCTCAGAACATCGCCCAGGTGCCGAAGATGATCGGCTGGGGCAAGCAGCGGATCAAGGACCGGGTGGAGGAGATGCTCGACCTGGTCGGCCTCGACCCCCGCGAGTTCCACGACCGGTACCCGCGCCGGCTCTCCGGCGGCCAGCAGCAGCGGGTCGGCGTCGCCCGCGCGCTGGCCGCCGACCCGCCGGTGCTGCTGATGGACGAGCCCTTCGGCGCGGTCGACCCGATCACCCGGGACCACCTCCAGGACGAACTGATCCGGCTCCAGCACGAGCTGCACAAGACCATCGTCTTCGTCACCCACGACTTCGACGAGGCGATCAAGCTCGGCGACCGGATCGCGGTGCTGCGCGAGCAGTCCCACATCGCCCAGTTCGACACCCCCGAGGCGATCCTCACCAACCCCGCCGACGACTTCGTCTCCGGCTTCGTCGGCGCCGGTGCGGCGCTGAAACGGCTCAACCTCACCCGGGTCAGGGACGTCGGCATCGCCGACTTCCCCAGCGCCACCGTGGACGAGCCGCTGCAGGCGATCCTGGCCGGGCTGCGCCACGGCGGCGTCAACGAGCTGCTGCTGCTCGACCGGCGCGGACGCCCGTACAAGTGGCTGCGGCGCGGCGACCTGATGCGCGCCCGCGGCACCCTGGCCCGCGCCGGGACCCTGGTCACCCACACCGTCAGCCGCGACGCCACGCTGCGCGACGCGCTGGAGGCGGTGCTCACCGACAGCGGCGGCCGGGCCGCCGTCACCGGACGCCGCGGCGAGTACGTCGGCGTCGTCGACATGGAGACGCTGATGGACTCGGTCCACCAGATGCTGGAGGCCGACCGGCTCACCGCGCTGGAGCACCAGGAGGAGCTGCTGGAGCACGAGCGGGCCGCGCGCCCCCGGGACGGGGAGCCGCAGTGA
- a CDS encoding Lrp/AsnC family transcriptional regulator: MPGIDALDAALLALLAEDPRPGVLECSRRLGVARGTVQARLDRLRARGVIRGFAPELDPAALGYPVTAFATLEISQGQGAGVRAHVASVPEVLELHTITGEGDMLCRIVARSNADLQRVIDLVVGFDGIVRASTAIAMENPVPYRVLPLVAEAAVGKADPAAT; encoded by the coding sequence GTGCCCGGAATCGACGCCCTCGACGCCGCCCTGCTCGCCCTGCTGGCCGAGGATCCGCGGCCGGGGGTGCTGGAGTGCTCCCGGAGGCTCGGGGTGGCCCGCGGGACGGTCCAGGCCCGACTCGACCGGCTGCGGGCCAGAGGAGTGATCCGCGGCTTCGCACCGGAGCTCGACCCGGCCGCGCTCGGCTACCCGGTCACCGCCTTCGCCACCCTGGAGATCTCCCAGGGCCAGGGCGCGGGGGTGCGGGCGCACGTGGCCTCCGTGCCCGAGGTGCTGGAGCTGCACACCATCACCGGCGAGGGCGACATGCTCTGCCGGATCGTGGCCCGTTCCAACGCCGATCTCCAACGGGTGATCGACCTGGTTGTCGGCTTTGATGGCATTGTGCGCGCTTCGACCGCCATCGCCATGGAGAACCCGGTCCCTTACCGGGTGCTCCCGCTGGTGGCCGAGGCCGCCGTCGGAAAGGCGGACCCGGCCGCGACCTGA
- a CDS encoding ABC transporter permease, with protein sequence MDFWDYVSSRREQLLNDTYQHASAVFQCMVVAALLGVGIGALTYRSDRAGRAATLVTGTILTIPSYALLGLLIPVVGLGVPPTVTALVLYALLPIVRNSLVGLRGVDPALVDAARGIGMTGTARLLRVELPIAWPAILAGIRVSTQMSMGILAIAAYASGPGLGNEIFSGIAGLGSANALNEVLAGTLGIVVLALLFDAALVLLGRVTVSRGIRG encoded by the coding sequence GTGGACTTCTGGGACTACGTCAGCAGCAGACGGGAGCAACTGCTCAACGACACCTACCAGCACGCCAGCGCCGTGTTCCAGTGCATGGTGGTCGCGGCGCTGCTGGGCGTCGGCATCGGGGCGCTGACCTACCGCAGCGACCGGGCCGGCCGGGCGGCGACCCTGGTCACCGGGACGATCCTGACCATCCCCTCCTACGCGCTGCTCGGTCTGCTGATCCCGGTGGTCGGTCTGGGCGTGCCGCCGACCGTCACCGCCCTGGTGCTCTACGCGCTGCTGCCGATCGTCCGGAACTCCCTGGTCGGGCTGCGCGGCGTCGACCCGGCGCTGGTCGACGCCGCGCGCGGGATCGGGATGACCGGCACGGCCCGGCTGCTGCGGGTGGAGCTGCCGATCGCCTGGCCGGCCATCCTGGCCGGGATCAGGGTGTCCACCCAGATGAGCATGGGCATCCTGGCCATCGCCGCCTACGCCTCGGGTCCCGGGCTCGGCAACGAGATCTTCAGCGGGATCGCCGGCCTGGGCAGCGCCAACGCGCTGAACGAGGTGCTGGCCGGAACACTCGGCATCGTCGTCCTGGCGCTGCTGTTCGACGCCGCCCTGGTGCTGCTCGGCCGGGTCACCGTCTCCAGGGGGATCCGTGGCTGA
- a CDS encoding ABC transporter permease, which translates to MTAPAARPSRRRITIGKLLVTPAVLAVLLLTLYLWITHVRLDSIERNSLQGSQVRLYLWQQIELTAVSTFFVLVIALPLGILLSRRFARPAAPFAVALANLGQATPAIGLLALLTFWLGIGARTALVGMVAYAVLPVLSNTMAGLRAIDPAMLEAAKGIGMSPLGVLGRVELPLAVPLILAGVRTALILNVGTGTLAAFAGGGGLGNLITAGITTQRTRVLIVGAVLTVCLALLVDWLASLAEVELSPRGLEVHQ; encoded by the coding sequence GTGACCGCCCCCGCCGCCCGGCCGTCCCGCCGCCGGATCACCATCGGCAAGCTGCTGGTCACCCCGGCCGTGCTGGCGGTCCTGCTGCTCACCCTCTATCTGTGGATCACCCATGTCCGGCTCGACTCGATCGAGCGGAACTCGCTCCAGGGCAGCCAGGTCCGGCTCTACCTCTGGCAGCAGATCGAGCTGACCGCCGTCTCCACCTTCTTCGTGCTGGTGATCGCGCTCCCCCTGGGCATCCTGCTGTCCCGCCGCTTCGCCCGCCCGGCCGCGCCCTTCGCCGTCGCCCTGGCCAACCTGGGCCAGGCCACCCCGGCGATCGGGCTGCTGGCGCTGCTCACCTTCTGGCTCGGCATCGGCGCGCGCACCGCGCTGGTCGGCATGGTCGCCTACGCCGTGCTGCCGGTGCTCAGCAACACCATGGCCGGGCTGCGGGCGATCGACCCGGCGATGCTGGAGGCCGCCAAGGGCATCGGGATGTCCCCGCTGGGCGTGCTCGGCCGGGTCGAGCTGCCGCTGGCCGTCCCGCTGATCCTGGCCGGGGTGCGCACCGCGCTGATCCTCAATGTCGGCACCGGCACCCTGGCCGCCTTCGCCGGCGGCGGCGGGCTCGGCAACCTGATCACCGCCGGGATCACCACCCAGCGGACCCGGGTACTGATCGTCGGCGCGGTGCTCACCGTCTGCCTGGCGCTGCTGGTCGACTGGCTGGCCTCGCTGGCCGAGGTCGAGCTCAGCCCGCGCGGACTGGAGGTGCACCAGTGA
- a CDS encoding S16 family serine protease translates to MSSPSRRTVALSLCGAVVAALVAIALLVPLPFTIMYPGITANTLGVFPDAKAVGVGGTPAQVLSITGHPLRQTVGQLRMVTIAATPPQQSISIEAALKAWPNPSEAVVPRDAVYPAGQSLAQVNATDQQEMTESQDAATDAALGYLKLSPAKVKVSISLADVGGPSAGLLFTLGIIDELDGNGTGRPGAAGDLTNGAVIAGTGEIDGAGNVSAVGGVALKTKAAARDGATVFLVPEDECSDALAGLPHGLRLIPVSTLQGAISALGALQTGVGTVPSCS, encoded by the coding sequence CTGTCTTCGCCGTCCCGCCGAACCGTGGCGCTGAGCCTGTGCGGCGCCGTGGTCGCGGCCCTGGTCGCGATCGCGCTGCTGGTCCCGCTGCCGTTCACGATCATGTACCCGGGGATCACCGCCAACACCCTCGGGGTCTTCCCGGACGCCAAGGCGGTCGGCGTCGGCGGCACGCCGGCCCAGGTGCTCAGCATCACCGGCCACCCGCTCCGGCAGACCGTCGGCCAGCTGCGGATGGTCACCATCGCGGCGACCCCGCCGCAGCAGTCCATCTCGATCGAGGCCGCCCTCAAGGCCTGGCCCAACCCCTCCGAGGCGGTCGTCCCGCGTGACGCCGTCTACCCGGCCGGACAGTCGCTGGCCCAGGTCAACGCGACCGACCAGCAGGAGATGACCGAGTCCCAGGACGCCGCGACCGATGCCGCGCTCGGCTACCTGAAGCTCTCGCCGGCCAAGGTCAAGGTCTCCATCAGCCTGGCGGACGTCGGCGGCCCCAGCGCGGGACTGCTGTTCACCCTAGGGATCATCGACGAACTGGACGGCAACGGCACCGGCCGGCCCGGCGCGGCCGGTGACCTGACCAACGGCGCGGTCATCGCCGGCACCGGCGAGATCGACGGCGCCGGCAACGTCTCCGCCGTCGGCGGGGTGGCACTCAAGACCAAGGCGGCGGCCCGCGACGGGGCGACCGTCTTCCTGGTGCCCGAGGACGAGTGCTCGGACGCCCTGGCCGGGCTGCCGCACGGGCTGCGGCTGATCCCGGTGTCGACGCTGCAGGGCGCGATCTCCGCGCTGGGCGCGCTGCAGACCGGCGTCGGCACCGTGCCCAGCTGCTCCTGA
- a CDS encoding glycine betaine ABC transporter substrate-binding protein: protein MTRRRALPGAVAAVAALLLGSAGCGLHSGSRIPDDVLPGSLGAGQPLKGASLTIASKNFTENVILAEMIGLVWTAAGAQVTDRTNISGSIGARQAIVTGTADAMYEYTGTAWITYLGNTTPIADPQQQWQSVHDADLKNGITWLPPSRLNDTYALAGNAANVAKYHLRTLSDVAALSRSNPRAVTLCVDNEFGVRDDGLTGMEKAYGMTVPTSNIRTMDAGIVYTTVASGSSCLLGDVYSTDGRIPELKLQVLADDRRFFPNYDAAPELHSAALAKYPAIAALLDPVSAKLDNTVAQQLNSKVDVEGQDPRTVARQWLIDQGFIRAK, encoded by the coding sequence GTGACCCGCCGCCGCGCGCTGCCGGGGGCCGTCGCCGCCGTCGCCGCGCTGCTGCTCGGCAGCGCCGGCTGCGGCCTGCACAGCGGCAGCCGGATCCCGGACGACGTGCTGCCCGGGTCGCTCGGCGCCGGGCAGCCGCTGAAGGGCGCCAGCCTCACCATCGCGTCCAAGAACTTCACCGAGAACGTGATCCTGGCCGAGATGATCGGCCTGGTCTGGACCGCCGCCGGGGCCCAGGTCACCGACAGGACCAACATCTCCGGCAGCATCGGCGCCCGGCAGGCCATCGTCACCGGCACCGCCGATGCCATGTACGAGTACACCGGCACCGCCTGGATCACCTACCTGGGCAACACCACGCCCATCGCCGACCCGCAGCAGCAGTGGCAGTCCGTCCATGACGCGGACCTGAAGAACGGCATCACCTGGCTGCCGCCGTCCCGGCTCAACGACACCTACGCGCTGGCCGGCAACGCCGCCAACGTCGCCAAGTACCACCTGCGGACCCTGTCCGACGTGGCCGCGCTGTCCCGGTCGAACCCCCGCGCGGTGACCCTGTGCGTGGACAACGAGTTCGGCGTCCGCGACGACGGGCTGACCGGGATGGAGAAGGCCTACGGGATGACCGTCCCCACCTCCAACATCCGCACCATGGACGCCGGGATCGTCTACACCACCGTCGCCTCCGGCAGCTCCTGCCTGCTCGGCGACGTCTACAGCACCGACGGGCGGATCCCGGAGCTCAAGCTCCAGGTGCTGGCGGACGACCGGCGCTTCTTCCCGAACTACGACGCCGCCCCGGAGCTGCACTCCGCGGCCCTGGCGAAGTACCCGGCGATCGCCGCGCTGCTGGACCCGGTCTCGGCGAAGCTGGACAACACCGTGGCCCAGCAGCTGAACAGCAAGGTGGACGTGGAGGGTCAGGACCCGCGGACGGTGGCCCGGCAGTGGCTGATCGACCAGGGCTTCATCCGGGCGAAGTGA
- a CDS encoding IclR family transcriptional regulator produces MTAETSQTLDRGVKVLKLLADSERGLTVTELAGRLAVNRTVVYRLLATLEQHGLVRRDLGGRVRVGLGVLRLAHRVHPLLREAALPALRSLAEDLGATAHLTLVDGNDALVVAVVEPSWTDFHVAYRTGLRHPLDENAAGRAIMAVRTLPYGGRPEPAFVVTGPEERSGASGAASALLGLSGIEGSVGVVMLGGMVPERVGPRVVEAATEVAEALR; encoded by the coding sequence GTGACCGCCGAGACATCCCAGACTCTGGACCGTGGCGTCAAAGTCCTGAAACTGCTTGCCGATTCCGAACGCGGCCTGACCGTCACCGAGCTGGCCGGCCGGCTCGCGGTGAACCGCACCGTGGTCTACCGGCTGCTGGCCACCCTGGAGCAGCACGGGCTGGTCCGCCGGGACCTCGGCGGCCGGGTCCGGGTCGGCCTGGGCGTGCTGCGGCTCGCCCACCGGGTGCACCCGCTGCTGCGCGAGGCGGCCCTGCCCGCGCTCCGCAGCCTGGCCGAGGACCTGGGCGCGACCGCCCACCTCACCCTGGTCGACGGCAACGACGCGCTGGTGGTGGCGGTGGTCGAGCCCAGCTGGACCGACTTCCACGTCGCCTACCGCACCGGCCTGCGGCACCCGCTGGACGAGAACGCGGCCGGCCGGGCGATCATGGCCGTGCGGACGCTGCCCTACGGCGGCCGCCCGGAGCCGGCCTTCGTGGTCACCGGGCCGGAGGAGCGCTCCGGCGCCAGCGGCGCGGCCTCGGCCCTGCTCGGCCTGTCCGGGATCGAGGGCAGCGTGGGCGTGGTGATGCTCGGCGGGATGGTCCCGGAGCGGGTCGGCCCCAGGGTGGTGGAGGCGGCGACCGAGGTCGCCGAGGCGCTGCGCTGA